From the genome of Nicotiana sylvestris chromosome 2, ASM39365v2, whole genome shotgun sequence, one region includes:
- the LOC138885426 gene encoding uncharacterized protein, which yields MIQSSRQWHENLSFALLGYRTTVRTLVGATPYLLVYGIEAVIPAEIEIPSLRFIVEAEIEESEWVKTRLEQLTVIDEKRMAAICHGQLYQQRIARAYNKKVRPRNFEVGQLVLRCILPHHKEAKGKFAPNWKGPYIIRKLLPKGALLGDIEENDS from the coding sequence atgattcaaagttccaggcaatggcatgaaaatttgtcatttgcattgttggggtatcgcacaaCTGTGCGCACATTAGTCGGAGCAACCCcatatctattggtttatggAATTGAAGCcgtgatacccgcagaaattgaaatcccttctcttcggttcattgttgaagctgaaattgaggagagtgagtgggtcaagactcgtcTGGAACAGTTAACTGTGATTGACGAAAAGCGGATGGCCGCAATTTGCCACGGGcaattgtatcaacaaagaatagcccgtgcctacaacaagaaagtgcggcctaggaactttgaagtagggcaactcgTTTTGAGATGTATTCTCCCtcatcacaaggaagcaaaaggaaagttcgctcctAATTGGAAGGGCCCGTACATTATCAGAAAATTGTTGCCGAAAGGGGCATTGTTGGGAGACATTGAAGAAAATGACTCTTAA